Genomic DNA from Dehalogenimonas lykanthroporepellens BL-DC-9:
CGATGACCTTGATGTAAATTCCAGCAAACTGGGCAATACGGTAGAGAAAAGAAACCAAAAGCTGACCAGGCTGATAGAGGCAATCGGCGAATTGCGACTGGGTAATTATTCAGATAATACCATCGACGCCTTCGGTGATGCTTATGAGTTTCTGATGACCATGTACGCTTCCAATGCCGGCAAATCCGGGGGTGAATTCTTTACGCCTCAGGAAGTGAGCGAACTGCTTGCCCGCCTGGCGACGGTCGGGAAAAAAGAAGTCAACAAAGTATATGACCCGGCCTGCGGTTCCGGCTCGCTTCTTCTGAAATTCGCCAAAATTCTTGGCAAGGAAAATGTCAGAATAGGTTTCTTCGGACAAGAGATTAATATCACCACATACAACCTCTGCCGTATAAATATGTTTTTACATGACATCAACTATAATCATTTTGAAATCGCTCACGGTGACACGCTGACTGATCCCAAGCATTGGGATGATGAGCCGTTTGATGCTATTGTTTCGAATCCACCTTATTCAACTAAATGGGAAGGGGACAGCAATCCCCTTCTGATAAATGACCCCCGTTTTTCACCTGCTGGCGTATTGGCGCCAAAAAGCAAAGCTGACCTTGCTTTCACCATGCATATGCTTTCCTGGCTTTCAACCAGCGGCACGGCGGCCATTGTTGAGTTTCCCGGAGTGCTTTATCGTGGCGGCGCGGAACAAAAGATTCGCAAATACCTGATAGACAACAATTACATAGATACGGTTATACAGCTACCGCCTGACCTTTTCTTTGGCGTTACCATCGCCACCTGCATCATCGTGCTGAAGAAGAGTAAAAAAGACAATAAAACCTTGTTCATCGATGCTTCAACAGAGTTCGTGCGCGGAGGCAATAAAAATAAACTGACCGAAGATAACCTAGCGAAAATACTTGAAGCATTCACGAATCGTACCGACGTGGAATATTTCGCCAAGCTGGTGGATAACAAAGCCATCGAAGAAAACGCTTGCAATATCGCTGTATCAAGCTATGTGGCACAAAAGGATACCCGTGAGGCCATCGACATCCAAAAGCTCAATGCCGAAATTGCCGGAATAGTCGCAAGGCAGAATGAATTACGCAAAGCCATTGATGAAATCGTTGCGGATATTGAAGGTGATTGATATGAGCGCTAATCCAACCATGAAGATACAGAAAGCTTATAGGCAATTATTGGCAAGAGATAATCACCTACTGAGCGTGGAAGCGAATGAACGAAGCATTACTCATAAGCTGGCCGAATATTTGCAAGTAGAATTTCCTGAGTGGAATGTAGATTGTGAATACAATCGAAATGGCCTGGATGGTAAAAAATTGAGTACTTTTATTAAGGATATACAATCCGATGATACTGATGCAGTTTCTGTTTATCCGGACATCATTATCCATCATAGGGGCACAGAAAATAATTATGTAGTTATTGAAGCCAAGAAAAGTAATTCACGGACTGAAGATATGGATAATGAAAAACTATGCGCATACAGAAGTGATTTGGGATACGCGCATGCCTACAAAGTAACATTTCCTATTGGTGTCAGGGAGATTAATGTCCAACAGTGTGTTCAAAAAATATGATGAATGAATCCATGAACACAATTGAAAAACTAACCGCCGAGCTTTGCCCTGATGGGGTGGAGTATTTTGAATTACATGATTTATTTGAGATTAAAAATGGCTACACACCATCAAAGAATAGTTTGGAAT
This window encodes:
- a CDS encoding type I restriction-modification system, M subunit (TIGRFAM: type I restriction-modification system, M subunit~KEGG: mvn:Mevan_0079 type I restriction-modification system, M subunit~PFAM: N-6 DNA methylase); amino-acid sequence: MTNHNSTKEQERAALHRTIWQIANDMRGSVDGWDFKQYVLGMLFYRFISENLTSYLNREERRSGNQDFDYTRLPDEQAEFGRADTVKEKGFYILPSELFVNVCGKARLDANLNETLATVFRNIENSAKGADSEDDLKGLFDDLDVNSSKLGNTVEKRNQKLTRLIEAIGELRLGNYSDNTIDAFGDAYEFLMTMYASNAGKSGGEFFTPQEVSELLARLATVGKKEVNKVYDPACGSGSLLLKFAKILGKENVRIGFFGQEINITTYNLCRINMFLHDINYNHFEIAHGDTLTDPKHWDDEPFDAIVSNPPYSTKWEGDSNPLLINDPRFSPAGVLAPKSKADLAFTMHMLSWLSTSGTAAIVEFPGVLYRGGAEQKIRKYLIDNNYIDTVIQLPPDLFFGVTIATCIIVLKKSKKDNKTLFIDASTEFVRGGNKNKLTEDNLAKILEAFTNRTDVEYFAKLVDNKAIEENACNIAVSSYVAQKDTREAIDIQKLNAEIAGIVARQNELRKAIDEIVADIEGD
- a CDS encoding conserved hypothetical protein (manually curated~KEGG: csa:Csal_1992 hypothetical protein), giving the protein MSANPTMKIQKAYRQLLARDNHLLSVEANERSITHKLAEYLQVEFPEWNVDCEYNRNGLDGKKLSTFIKDIQSDDTDAVSVYPDIIIHHRGTENNYVVIEAKKSNSRTEDMDNEKLCAYRSDLGYAHAYKVTFPIGVREINVQQCVQKI